The nucleotide sequence ATAACCTCAAAgaacagtatctcatcttccGACTTGGTCCATTGCAGCATATCAAAACTCAGCATCAAATTCAACAAGTTCAGATAATTAGCCATTCTATCTCAGGTTCCCAGCATGAGGTTTCTTCCTCACTCCACctctggtatttcagatttcattcacctCATCGTATTtacacctcctgcagatgtaTCTTCCTTCAGCCAATACAATCACCACTTCTGTCATTCAGTTACTCCTATTACAGTTATTCCACATTGTTCTCTGCCCCCTTTCCCTATGACTTTTCCAAATTTTATTGAAAGGCCATCAActtgaaactttgactgttttttattcttcctgggccctacctaacctgctgtgtgttttaagcaatttccattttacttcagatttccatcatctgtagtgtTGATCTGGATATCATTGCTGTGTCTCTTCTCTACATCTTTTCAAAAGCCTCAATCTCACACCTTTGTGAGTTGATTAAAAATAGACACAATGTTTTAGTTGAGATCGAACCAAAGAATGCTTTATTTTATATCATGTTCCTCATGTGAAAGAACATAACAGAGCACATTTTCCAGGTATTTGTTCAATATGAAATTAAGAGTCTTTGTATGAGGAAGATGATTCAGCACTCTCCTGTTCCAGATCTTAGAGAATGTTGAAGGCAGTAATAAAGGCAGCTGTGGTTCTGGAAGAAGATTCCATTGGGTAAAAATGTAATTACTGAAAAATTACCTTCTGTGTGGAGAGCGAAGGAAGTAGAGAAAGAGACCATGCCAGAGTCAAAGGAACTGAACATTAAGGGAGGAATTTCAGACCGGTGAAAATTTCCCAAGCAGGAAAGACGGAAAGGGAGCTTTAAATCAATTGATTGGGAAAGTCACACATTAAACTGAGGCAGAATCTCTGTTCGCTATGATAGCTGTTTTGCAAAGCTATAGACAGCACCATTCTGTGCCCAGTTTAAATGTGAGACTTAAATAAAAGAGGAAGGACTCAAAATGAAAGACACAGATAACTTTCTGTGCTGAAGTATCTTGAATAAGATAGGATGATTTTGATCCAACATGCAGAAGTGTAAGGGATGGTTGCATCTCACAAGTCATGATAAAGTGGAAATTGACATTGAAAAAAAGCATGTTTATATTTGTTGGACAACCATGGAAAGAGACGCTGACAAGTAGTTAGACATGCAAATTGAATTCTAAAGGTGGGTGAAGGATGGTGTagaaaatattaattataaaGATAAAATAGAAAGCTTGACTCATTGTAGCATTTTTCAGCTGTCCCAAATGTAATGACTTACCTTTAAATGAAGTTATCATTGTTTTGTGGCTATGAGACATGGACTGAGAAATTTGATGACACTGTTTCTGTTTAAGAGGCACAAACTGAGTGGCTAAGTAGCCAGTCAGCACCTGTTTTATATGGATAGATCAATTTTTCTGGATTTTGTATTTTCATTGGGACACCACCTCATTTGATGCAGGCCTACAACTGTCATTGAGGGTGTCACTTTGCCTTTGCCTGCCCCGTGTGCATGGTAACCTGGGTGACTGCTAATCTGTTGAAGGGGACAGATTCTGCAGCCAATTCCCTTGACCCCACCTGCTTAAAGCTCAGTTTAAGCAAAAAAATGCTATGAGTGATTTATTTTTAGTTGTTATTTTCTTGGTCCAAAATCGTTACCGAACCAAACCATCATAGTGTCCAGATAGAAGGTATAGAGAGCATcttgcttgttttccctggggttcTCTTTAGGGGGTCCAGTAAAAACTCTTGTGGATTCTGTGGCCAGTGTAACAATCACAATCACTGATTTATGATTGTCATATAACAGATGGACATTATTACCTAATCAAACTTTACAAATTTTGAACAAATGAAATGTAGTTTAACTTTATTTGGCCCCACAGGCAACATGTGTCAATGCATCAAGCATTGtacaaaacaatgaaaaaaaatcctcacagAACCTGAAGAATGAAATTACAGATTTGTTAACTCACAATGCAactttattgatttttaaaatctacCTGTTATATAATTTTCCATGCACAGCCTACCTTTAAAATCCTAGTTTAAATGTGGGATTGAGTATGTGCTCTTTCTTTACATAATTTTTAAGTGTATTTATGTTTGCTAATTTATTTATCAATTCGTTTTTACcctgctatttatttattttccatcctccttcatcaaataattttattttggctATTTTTCTTGATGAACACTTTGTATCTGGTAAACTGTGTGTGCCTTCTGTATGATGATTGTCAATTAAACAGTTCTTCATGAAACTGACATGCATCTGTTAATTAGCTGATGGacatgttttctgttttcacagtgaaggcaattaattgctgtacTTGACTGAGTTGACACGTCCTCCTGATCAAAAGTATGATGTTTACTGAGAAAAACAGCACTACAGTCCCTCAGAAGCCTGGGCAGAAGAAGACAAGACCACAGGGTCTTCCATCTCCAGCTCTTTGTTGTGCCTGTGGCCTCTGCATCATGTTGGCAGGGATCAACATCACTCTTGTAGGAGCCTTTGCCTTTGGCACCTTCTTGCCAGTGAACAATCCTCCCATCATCATTGGGCCCATTTTGCTGGTGGTTGCTTTTACCTTTTTTGCCGCCTGTTGCATCTGTAGTCGGAGACCCCCTGCCCATGGTCAGAGGAAGTCCAAGCCTGGTTCCAATATTGGCATAATCAAGCCTGGTCATGCCACATTTGAGATTGAAACTAGCGAGCACACAGTGCAAGACACAACTGCAGTCCAGCTCAGTCCAACAAATTCACCGGTGTCTTCTAAGAAATCTACCCCAGTCCATGAAAACCCAAAGACATGTAAACTCTTTACTATGGATGGCAACAACCCTGCAGCCAAGTATACACCTGGAGCCGAAGCAATACAACTGAACTTACCCCAGGACTTGGATTCATCCTCATAGAACTGGTCTGAGCTTTGATTACAAAGCTACTTTCATTATACGATGTCATGACTAAGTCTCTTGAACCTTTCACCAGCAGAAATCCGTGTTTAAATTTGAACAACCTATGTCCAGACAATGATgaacttcatttttaaaatttgtttgatGTGAACAGAGACATTTCAATGTCTCCTGCCATCTTATTGACCAAgatcagat is from Pristis pectinata isolate sPriPec2 chromosome 3, sPriPec2.1.pri, whole genome shotgun sequence and encodes:
- the tmem275a gene encoding transmembrane protein 275, which gives rise to MMFTEKNSTTVPQKPGQKKTRPQGLPSPALCCACGLCIMLAGINITLVGAFAFGTFLPVNNPPIIIGPILLVVAFTFFAACCICSRRPPAHGQRKSKPGSNIGIIKPGHATFEIETSEHTVQDTTAVQLSPTNSPVSSKKSTPVHENPKTCKLFTMDGNNPAAKYTPGAEAIQLNLPQDLDSSS